GTCAACGACTGCGGCTCGCGTTTCAGCCTCGGTGATCTCAAAGCCCGCGATCGTATATGGAAGTGCTGTGCATGGTATTGAGCGCCCTGTCGAGCGCAAGGCTATACCGATCTCCGCGGTAATAGCGCGAGACAGCTGCAGTGCTTCCTTGTCGTGTTGCCCGTAGGGATAGCGCAGCCGATGTAGAATCAGCAAAGCCGAAAGACGGAGGACTTTCGCCTGAGCAAGCATCCCTACAACCTCAGACCGAGTAAATCGTTCAACCAAGTCCGGTGGTGGCGAGGGTTTCCATTGCCCCAGAGAACCCCGTACCGTCTCCAACCGTTTAACCACATCAGCATCCACTCTACCGCCAGAAACCTTCATCAAATGGCCAGCCTCACAGAGATCATATAAATAAGCAAAAAGCGACGAGCTAAGCCCAAGGTACCGATCAACCACACCGCAACGATCACGTTCACCGATGCGGATAGTCGGCACCTCGGACCGAATCAGACATTCAAACGTCTCCGTACTAACCAAGCACATCAACATATCCATAACGCCATGATTCATCGCCAAGAGATTCTGATAAACCGGCTTGACAAGCGCCAGCGTGCAATGCGATATAAGAAACGGCTGGCCATCGACAACATGCAAAGCGAACGTCACTATGGCCACACCGAGCACGAGCGCAGTAATCAAATCCTGTTTTTCGGATATCTGCAACGACCGGAGTCCCGAAACCGCCAGTGCAGCTCGCCGGTGCCCGACTTCGACACTTGTCTTGGTGTACTGCGTGTACTGGTCTCCGAGGAGTACGGCGGCACAGGCGACTGTGGCGTCTTTCAAGATAGACGTGGGGCCGGGTTGGAGAAGGTTCTGAATGAAACAACGGTGGTGCGATTCGTGGAAGCTTGATCCGATTAGAAATTTGTCTAGTGGGGATGGTGCGACGATGTCTTTCATCAGGTTGAGGAAGTGTCTTTCCCACCGGTCTAGTTCGGGAAATAAGGCCGGGTTGCTGTATAGGCCTTTGTCGAAGGGGATGTAGGAATCGCAATGGGAGGCCATTTGAGGTGGAGACAGGTCGAGGTTCTTTGTGTTGCGAGTGCCCGAGCTGAAGCCGGAGGGAAGGATATAAGATACTTTTCTGGAAACGCGTGGTTTTCGTCCGAGTTTTGCGACATTTCGGGTCGTTTTGCAAATTTTCTTTAATCGGCCACATCGCTCGCATGATGCTGCAGTTGTTCGTCGGCATTTTTCTTTCAGGGTGTGACATTGATCGCAGGCTCGTTTGGGGGTGGGTGGAGACATCGTCGGTTGTTTGGAAGTGGTTTACCGCAGCGAATTCGGTGGCAGGTATCCCAATTGTAATTTAACTGATCTCGGGGCTCAACGGGATGTGTTTCTGAGGATGAATCCCTCACATCTCCCA
The nucleotide sequence above comes from Penicillium digitatum chromosome 1, complete sequence. Encoded proteins:
- a CDS encoding Fungal transcriptional regulatory protein, N-terminal, with the protein product MSPPTPKRACDQCHTLKEKCRRTTAASCERCGRLKKICKTTRNVAKLGRKPRVSRKVSYILPSGFSSGTRNTKNLDLSPPQMASHCDSYIPFDKGLYSNPALFPELDRWERHFLNLMKDIVAPSPLDKFLIGSSFHESHHRCFIQNLLQPGPTSILKDATVACAAVLLGDQYTQYTKTSVEVGHRRAALAVSGLRSLQISEKQDLITALVLGVAIVTFALHVVDGQPFLISHCTLALVKPVYQNLLAMNHGVMDMLMCLVSTETFECLIRSEVPTIRIGERDRCGVVDRYLGLSSSLFAYLYDLCEAGHLMKVSGGRVDADVVKRLETVRGSLGQWKPSPPPDLVERFTRSEVVGMLAQAKVLRLSALLILHRLRYPYGQHDKEALQLSRAITAEIGIALRSTGRSIPCTALPYTIAGFEITEAETRAAVVDKIDDVVTFSRQSQLQVRRLLSSVWDARDGGDQIHWFDIGDYVRQTPSTWADAQGTT